In the genome of Taurinivorans muris, one region contains:
- a CDS encoding tetratricopeptide repeat protein, protein MLEIRNILDSQPVIQDEMLTSEGVCVWIVWGQANRPQKATDILLEAGGLNIVTLVNQSIWYFFNAAVAVNSLAKLDLWGKQFSVGITAFTFPGQLIVDVNQIKFINVAAEYRHLKTEIANTRSYIYIHPSYGSMAASIPGISVYEMQGLDQQSDISWKMVVAERRLPFSVEQGWYAFVHPLGNPLDKQFQRGWQTLFRYLEEFIREHKLKYSIEDNFLIVPLDNLLVFREWMRTTASIYEIIHEQHSDAYWPCLNVVVDKNNLNFTPDLPQRINVDWTDLCPDIPYLSYKNAFILGEDFIIKDILYSSAKTSVDTLCTVVVKTQNTEANPFTVLLPESLVPNKTPCFYCGASNHSPRHCPSRNIAPAGADYFEKLSHINLADINSAFREIDTRITRNGVKAYDEMMAENETAGQVLKAIFAINHIVQLPNICRIWRITSRDIEAEPDFPHDHASDPMHILLQRFIKCSPQDSHAFERECVQLAHNDPKNWQLHCLLGFIVMERGDLDKAVQLWMDADKLCTITLHQAWIKFLIARAKEIQGRYGEAVEMYQHITRTLPTWQDPHYRSLVCNMKRGFTEKVSKELLEVINKNPSFFHKVIFDPELIRGQLYLISSLQRVWKEAYNRYFVEKAALEDLDAVIKDWFKDDDNPIAKQAAKVRTLLKHGEIKNYLLFLDVVKQRPALEAEVMEAINGEITRMKDAYEKCLFKLEFIRDEMSWFALQKTLTNFNQLFNSCAKILNWAFGSDFTNPKIFKEAKENLVTLEAQVAELEKKLKALQMVRDTTLFFLLTMRTFVKLVMLFMPLGIVGIFVSVFFGAEIGMGHMQGIIKTNFWALMKVVLSVTLMLSLGLASLKTTIIFERKRKEMIDKAKNIRQKKQQERVEKVRKFRASIDAAAKKDEKEE, encoded by the coding sequence ATGTTAGAAATACGCAATATTTTAGACAGCCAGCCTGTGATACAGGATGAAATGCTCACATCCGAGGGTGTGTGCGTTTGGATCGTGTGGGGACAGGCGAACCGTCCGCAAAAAGCGACCGATATTCTGCTTGAGGCCGGCGGTCTGAATATTGTCACTCTTGTCAATCAATCCATATGGTATTTCTTCAATGCGGCTGTCGCAGTCAACAGTTTGGCAAAATTGGACCTTTGGGGGAAACAGTTCAGCGTGGGCATTACGGCGTTCACGTTTCCCGGTCAATTGATTGTCGATGTCAATCAAATAAAATTTATCAATGTTGCTGCGGAATACCGGCATTTAAAAACAGAAATAGCGAACACAAGAAGTTATATCTACATACATCCGAGTTACGGTTCCATGGCGGCAAGCATTCCCGGCATCAGCGTTTACGAAATGCAGGGGCTTGACCAGCAAAGCGATATCAGCTGGAAAATGGTTGTGGCTGAAAGGCGCCTGCCTTTTTCCGTGGAACAAGGCTGGTACGCTTTCGTGCACCCTTTGGGCAATCCCCTCGATAAGCAGTTCCAGCGCGGCTGGCAAACCCTTTTCCGCTATCTTGAGGAATTTATCCGCGAACATAAGCTGAAATATTCCATAGAAGATAATTTTCTTATCGTTCCTTTGGATAATTTGCTTGTTTTTCGCGAATGGATGCGGACAACCGCGTCTATTTATGAAATTATCCATGAACAGCATTCCGATGCCTACTGGCCTTGTTTGAACGTTGTCGTCGATAAGAACAATCTCAACTTTACGCCCGATCTGCCGCAAAGAATCAATGTGGATTGGACCGATCTTTGCCCCGATATTCCGTATTTGAGCTATAAGAACGCTTTTATTTTGGGCGAAGATTTCATCATCAAGGACATTTTGTATTCCAGTGCGAAAACAAGCGTGGACACGCTGTGCACCGTTGTTGTCAAAACGCAAAACACGGAAGCCAATCCTTTCACCGTGCTTTTGCCCGAAAGCCTTGTGCCCAACAAGACTCCTTGTTTTTACTGCGGGGCGTCCAATCATAGTCCCCGTCACTGTCCCAGCCGGAATATCGCTCCGGCAGGCGCGGATTATTTTGAAAAGCTCAGCCACATCAATCTTGCCGACATCAACAGCGCGTTTCGTGAAATTGATACGCGGATCACAAGAAACGGCGTGAAAGCCTATGATGAGATGATGGCGGAAAATGAAACGGCGGGACAGGTTTTAAAAGCTATTTTCGCCATTAACCATATTGTTCAATTACCCAATATCTGCCGTATTTGGCGGATAACAAGCCGTGACATCGAGGCGGAACCGGATTTTCCGCATGACCACGCTTCCGACCCCATGCATATCTTGCTGCAGCGTTTTATAAAATGTTCGCCCCAAGACAGCCATGCCTTTGAACGAGAATGTGTCCAGCTTGCCCATAACGACCCCAAAAATTGGCAGCTTCACTGCCTTTTGGGTTTCATCGTCATGGAAAGGGGGGATCTTGACAAGGCTGTGCAGCTTTGGATGGACGCTGACAAGCTTTGTACCATAACCTTGCACCAGGCATGGATAAAATTCCTTATCGCGCGGGCAAAGGAAATTCAGGGGCGCTATGGGGAAGCTGTTGAGATGTATCAGCATATCACGCGTACGCTGCCGACATGGCAAGACCCGCATTACCGCAGTTTGGTCTGCAATATGAAGCGGGGCTTCACGGAAAAGGTTTCAAAGGAACTTCTTGAAGTCATCAATAAAAATCCCTCATTTTTTCATAAGGTCATTTTCGACCCGGAACTTATCCGCGGACAGCTTTATTTGATTTCCTCTTTGCAGCGGGTGTGGAAGGAAGCCTATAACAGATATTTTGTGGAAAAGGCGGCGTTGGAAGATTTGGATGCCGTCATAAAAGACTGGTTCAAGGACGATGACAATCCCATTGCGAAGCAGGCGGCGAAAGTGCGGACTTTGCTCAAACACGGCGAAATAAAAAACTATTTGCTTTTTTTGGATGTCGTCAAACAAAGACCTGCCCTTGAAGCGGAAGTTATGGAAGCCATTAATGGCGAAATTACCCGGATGAAAGACGCGTATGAAAAATGTTTGTTCAAACTGGAATTTATCCGTGACGAAATGAGCTGGTTCGCCTTGCAGAAAACACTCACCAATTTCAATCAGTTATTCAACAGCTGCGCCAAAATTTTAAACTGGGCGTTCGGCTCCGATTTCACCAATCCTAAGATTTTTAAAGAGGCGAAAGAGAATCTTGTGACGCTTGAAGCACAGGTCGCGGAGCTTGAGAAAAAACTGAAAGCATTGCAAATGGTCCGCGATACCACTTTGTTTTTTCTTTTAACCATGCGCACATTTGTAAAGCTTGTCATGCTTTTTATGCCGTTGGGCATAGTGGGTATTTTCGTGAGCGTCTTTTTCGGGGCGGAAATAGGCATGGGGCATATGCAGGGCATTATTAAAACAAATTTTTGGGCATTGATGAAAGTCGTGCTCAGTGTCACCCTGATGTTGTCCCTTGGTTTGGCATCGCTGAAAACAACGATTATTTTTGAACGGAAAAGAAAAGAAATGATAGATAAGGCGAAGAATATCCGTCAGAAAAAACAGCAGGAACGTGTTGAAAAGGTAAGAAAGTTCAGAGCGTCCATCGATGCCGCCGCTAAAAAAGACGAAAAAGAAGAATGA
- a CDS encoding tripartite tricarboxylate transporter permease produces the protein MTEFIGYALIEMIQPFNIFLMIIGLTGGIVVGALPGLTATMGVALMVPVTFAMDPASGLIMLGAIYIGGIYGGANSAILICTPGTPSSVVTTFDGWPMCQNGNADDALHVSLISSAFGTIVGAFFLLFFSASFARFALRFGGPENFWLCLFGLSTIAVMSIDNMGKGIVSGAIGMLVSTVGLDPNTGNVRFTFGYYPLIQGISVIPCMIGLFSFSQVLQLLSSSKEYIAECKPSSGSFTRMFKYLFAKCKTNLVRSSLIGTFVGMLPGAGGEIASIISYNEAKRWDKEPEKYGKGCVEGIAASESANNAVIGGSLIPMLTLGIPGSAVAAVILGALLTHGIQPGFKIFTTSGELAYAFILSQFFVALLMLPIGYVLCKFMAKLLCFPLTNVAVAIVILSFIGAYAIANSMVDIWVVFVFGILGFVSNKIGLDTGAMALGVILGPMIEENLGKCVDLANAHSGGLLGVMLEGSISKILIFALAVSLLTPFYINHKKRKSGRRAGED, from the coding sequence ATGACTGAATTTATTGGATATGCACTTATTGAAATGATACAGCCGTTCAATATCTTTTTGATGATTATCGGATTGACGGGGGGTATCGTCGTAGGGGCTTTGCCGGGGCTGACGGCAACCATGGGGGTAGCGCTGATGGTTCCTGTCACATTTGCGATGGACCCTGCAAGCGGGCTTATAATGCTTGGCGCCATTTATATCGGAGGCATATACGGCGGGGCTAATTCCGCAATTTTAATTTGTACTCCCGGAACTCCCAGTTCCGTTGTCACAACGTTTGACGGATGGCCGATGTGCCAAAACGGGAATGCCGATGACGCCTTGCACGTGTCCCTTATTTCTTCTGCTTTCGGAACGATAGTCGGGGCGTTTTTCCTGTTGTTTTTCTCCGCTTCCTTTGCCCGTTTCGCTTTGCGGTTCGGGGGACCGGAAAATTTTTGGCTTTGCCTTTTCGGTTTGTCGACCATTGCGGTCATGAGTATCGATAACATGGGAAAAGGAATAGTTTCCGGAGCGATAGGAATGCTTGTGTCCACTGTCGGGCTTGATCCCAATACGGGCAATGTGCGCTTCACTTTCGGCTATTATCCTCTCATCCAGGGAATATCCGTCATCCCCTGCATGATAGGGCTTTTCTCTTTTTCACAGGTATTGCAGCTTTTGAGTTCCTCAAAAGAATACATTGCCGAATGCAAACCGAGCAGCGGCTCGTTTACGCGGATGTTCAAATACCTTTTTGCAAAATGCAAGACAAATTTGGTTCGCTCTTCCCTTATCGGGACGTTTGTGGGCATGCTTCCCGGTGCCGGGGGGGAAATCGCGTCCATTATTTCTTATAATGAAGCGAAACGCTGGGATAAGGAACCTGAAAAATACGGCAAGGGGTGCGTTGAAGGCATTGCCGCTTCCGAGAGCGCGAACAATGCGGTTATTGGCGGTTCGCTCATTCCCATGCTGACTTTGGGCATTCCCGGAAGTGCTGTCGCCGCGGTTATCTTGGGAGCGCTGCTGACTCATGGCATACAGCCCGGTTTTAAAATATTCACGACTTCCGGCGAATTGGCTTATGCTTTTATTCTTTCACAGTTTTTTGTCGCGCTGCTCATGCTTCCCATCGGGTATGTCCTATGCAAATTCATGGCGAAACTTCTTTGTTTTCCTTTAACAAACGTTGCTGTCGCCATTGTCATTTTATCGTTTATCGGCGCATACGCCATCGCCAACAGCATGGTCGATATCTGGGTTGTTTTCGTGTTTGGTATTTTGGGCTTTGTTTCCAATAAAATCGGGCTTGATACCGGAGCCATGGCGCTTGGCGTCATTCTGGGTCCGATGATAGAGGAAAATCTCGGCAAATGCGTTGATTTGGCCAATGCCCACAGCGGAGGTCTGCTTGGAGTCATGCTTGAAGGTTCCATTTCGAAGATTTTGATTTTCGCCCTTGCGGTATCTTTGCTTACGCCTTTTTATATCAACCATAAAAAAAGAAAGAGCGGCAGGCGTGCCGGGGAGGATTGA
- a CDS encoding Txe/YoeB family addiction module toxin, which translates to MVAYTIYFSKQAQQDAKKMQERQKEKAKKLIGLLKENPFQNPPPYEKLKFDLEGKYSRHIDIRNRLVYEVDIQAKTVKILRMRTHYE; encoded by the coding sequence ATGGTAGCCTATACCATATATTTTTCCAAACAAGCCCAGCAAGATGCCAAAAAAATGCAGGAACGGCAAAAAGAAAAAGCCAAAAAGCTGATTGGGCTTCTCAAGGAAAACCCCTTTCAGAATCCTCCGCCTTATGAAAAACTGAAATTTGACTTGGAAGGCAAATATTCCAGACACATTGATATCCGCAACCGCCTTGTTTATGAAGTTGATATTCAAGCAAAGACCGTCAAAATTTTGAGAATGCGGACGCACTATGAATAA
- a CDS encoding tripartite tricarboxylate transporter TctB family protein, protein MPKYLQDLCSGAVFICIGLAFGLQYSQLSGVSRIFPEALISLISLGGFYYFIKGFVRRGKEKAKGTGEAESKERFLFMRLVYILFSALMLIFLIEYLGFYSASFLFLFISHAYLANKKNGKMKTMRDGLVFSLAFVSAVWFLFHYVLLVPTPAGLLI, encoded by the coding sequence ATGCCGAAATATTTGCAGGATTTATGTTCAGGTGCCGTATTTATTTGCATTGGTTTGGCTTTCGGTTTGCAATACAGCCAGTTGAGCGGTGTGAGCCGGATTTTTCCGGAAGCCTTGATTTCTCTTATTTCCTTAGGCGGTTTTTATTATTTCATAAAAGGTTTTGTCCGCAGAGGAAAGGAAAAAGCCAAAGGAACAGGGGAAGCGGAATCAAAAGAGCGGTTTTTGTTCATGCGCTTGGTATATATTCTTTTTTCCGCCCTTATGCTTATTTTTCTTATTGAATATTTGGGATTTTACAGCGCAAGTTTTCTTTTTCTTTTTATTTCCCACGCATATTTGGCGAATAAGAAAAACGGAAAAATGAAAACAATGCGCGACGGTCTTGTTTTCAGTCTCGCTTTTGTTTCTGCCGTATGGTTCTTGTTTCATTATGTGCTGTTGGTGCCGACACCCGCCGGTCTTTTGATTTAA
- a CDS encoding tripartite tricarboxylate transporter substrate binding protein, with the protein MKKLFKTLLSVVLAFAVTSPALAAYPEKPVNMVIAFTAGGSSDVQARIMQKYWNKYAPQPWVFIYKTGAGGIIGFTEIANAKKDGYTVGGLNTPHIILQSLAQNAQFDPLTSYEYLCQVVNDPQVIAVRKDSPYASVEELIAAAKANPHKIKVGLSGQLSGHHVMFLSFKEMFPESVFSPVFYKGAADQNAALLGGEIDFMFGNVNDVTRALDELRILGVAAEERNAFLPDIPTLKELGIDFVSDIRRCFAVPKGVDPEIVRTLRAVFKQICEDPDYVADMLKAGQPHEYLSGEDFEAYIKTQYESNRGILQRAGLIK; encoded by the coding sequence ATGAAAAAGCTTTTCAAAACATTGCTGTCTGTTGTTTTGGCATTCGCAGTGACTTCCCCTGCTCTTGCGGCGTATCCGGAGAAGCCAGTGAATATGGTTATTGCTTTTACCGCCGGCGGCTCCAGCGACGTTCAGGCGCGGATCATGCAAAAATACTGGAACAAATACGCCCCGCAGCCTTGGGTTTTCATTTATAAAACAGGTGCGGGCGGCATTATCGGCTTCACGGAAATCGCCAATGCCAAAAAAGACGGATACACTGTCGGCGGTTTGAATACTCCCCATATCATTTTGCAGAGTCTTGCGCAAAATGCGCAGTTCGACCCGCTCACAAGTTACGAGTACCTTTGCCAAGTGGTGAACGACCCGCAGGTCATAGCCGTAAGAAAAGACAGCCCGTATGCGTCTGTCGAAGAACTGATTGCGGCGGCGAAAGCCAATCCGCACAAAATCAAGGTCGGTCTTTCCGGGCAATTGAGCGGTCACCATGTGATGTTTCTTTCATTCAAGGAAATGTTTCCGGAATCCGTGTTTTCTCCGGTATTCTATAAGGGGGCTGCCGACCAGAACGCCGCGCTTCTCGGCGGTGAGATTGATTTCATGTTCGGCAATGTGAATGACGTCACCCGCGCACTGGATGAACTGAGAATTTTGGGTGTCGCCGCTGAAGAAAGGAATGCTTTCCTTCCCGATATTCCGACACTCAAAGAACTTGGCATTGATTTTGTTTCCGATATCAGGCGCTGTTTTGCCGTGCCGAAGGGTGTCGACCCGGAAATTGTCAGGACATTGCGCGCTGTTTTCAAACAGATATGCGAAGACCCCGATTATGTTGCCGATATGCTCAAAGCCGGTCAGCCTCATGAATATTTGAGCGGTGAGGATTTTGAAGCGTATATTAAGACGCAGTATGAAAGCAACCGCGGCATTCTTCAACGGGCAGGACTTATAAAATAA
- a CDS encoding type II toxin-antitoxin system Phd/YefM family antitoxin has protein sequence MQTINISNLRKDLYKTVENVLNFEPVRVNTKNGNAILMSEEEYRNLEETVYLCSIPKMKESILEASNTPLEECIKEENFEW, from the coding sequence ATGCAGACTATCAATATTTCAAATCTCCGCAAAGACCTATATAAAACGGTTGAAAACGTTCTCAACTTTGAGCCTGTCCGAGTAAATACGAAAAACGGCAACGCAATTTTGATGAGCGAGGAAGAATACAGAAATCTGGAAGAAACCGTTTATCTTTGCTCTATTCCTAAAATGAAAGAAAGCATTCTTGAAGCAAGCAATACTCCTCTTGAAGAATGCATAAAAGAGGAAAACTTTGAATGGTAG
- the polA gene encoding DNA polymerase I, with amino-acid sequence MALREKLGFKEEPLYVMDGNAFIFRGFFANQRMARSDSFPTGSIHIVGKTVFKILREEKPQYFLFVLDGQGKHFRHELYAEYKANRPPAPEELKQQFEPVKTMLKRLGIHVAVSEEAEADDYIASLAKKYSAERPVVIIGMDKDLKQCLNENVVMWDPASKEEKIVTMRSFMDETGLMPEQWADVQALIGDSSDNIPGIKGIGEKTAIKLFQDFPSLENIKENFGRLPAPIKKKLDGNLEAMFLYRKLTTLNTSCCSFDLQEMRIRPADEREVLGFFKEYELSSLTKDFEGLAKKHVIAVAENSTLQGSLFSLDEKEGNGGRDAAEKPLPKPKRVEKGSLPSAKNKCLAFIPGTARQTQPGNEHFYFALCPVPASLQAMKNSEKKEKARKAKQEQSSLFSLLGEEKASVSSEVFALPYAERSDYWYAGEFSDLIPLLQEAELIVSCDVKALFHSYPLLWEHFADKNTLFDLSVSAWLLSPDEKNYTWLSLANRHAAEHGLSMENPATVALSMFEYDVRQMEGRSLLSLMAELEMPLVSVLFAMEKAGIQVNVGALFEFLEEVRDELDVLTDKIYEAAGTTFNIRSGKQLSDILFKKLDLPMAKSTKGGQASSSQDVLEKLAGTHPVIEALQEFRKLEKLRSTYLEPLPKMTGADSRIHTSFNQTGTGTGRLSSSNPNLQNIPVRGELGRRMRRCFVAREGHLLVSADYSQVELRVLAHCSGDMTLRTAFLNNEDIHARTAALLYDIPLENVTQDMRRHAKTINFGLLYGMGQRKLSQDLHIGMQEAKRFMEVYFERFQTIKEFYEKVENFAREHAYVVTIAGRQRSLPDIMSNNHQARAMAERQSINTLIQGSAADIIKLAMLAVHRDKQLKEWNARLLLQIHDELILEVPEEHAERAGKCVAEIMMNIAPLGKRLSVPLLVEYGVGKNWGQAH; translated from the coding sequence ATGGCTCTACGTGAAAAATTAGGTTTTAAAGAAGAACCTCTCTATGTTATGGACGGAAACGCTTTTATTTTCCGGGGCTTTTTCGCTAACCAGCGTATGGCCCGTTCCGATTCTTTTCCTACCGGTTCGATACATATTGTGGGAAAAACCGTTTTTAAAATTTTGCGTGAGGAAAAGCCGCAATATTTTCTTTTCGTGCTTGACGGACAGGGAAAACATTTCCGCCATGAACTGTATGCGGAATATAAAGCCAACAGGCCTCCCGCTCCTGAAGAGCTGAAACAGCAGTTCGAACCGGTTAAAACCATGCTCAAACGGCTTGGAATACATGTTGCGGTTTCCGAAGAAGCAGAAGCCGACGATTATATCGCAAGCCTCGCCAAAAAATATTCCGCCGAACGCCCCGTCGTCATTATCGGCATGGATAAGGATTTAAAACAATGCCTCAATGAAAACGTGGTGATGTGGGACCCTGCCTCAAAAGAAGAAAAAATCGTCACCATGCGGTCTTTTATGGACGAAACGGGACTCATGCCCGAACAATGGGCGGACGTGCAGGCCCTTATCGGGGACAGCAGCGACAATATTCCCGGAATAAAAGGCATTGGTGAAAAAACAGCCATAAAATTGTTTCAGGATTTTCCAAGCCTTGAAAACATAAAAGAAAATTTCGGGCGTTTGCCCGCTCCCATAAAAAAGAAACTGGACGGCAATCTCGAAGCCATGTTTTTGTACCGCAAACTGACCACGCTGAATACTTCCTGCTGCAGTTTCGATTTGCAGGAAATGCGGATACGCCCCGCTGACGAGCGGGAAGTTCTGGGCTTTTTCAAAGAATATGAATTAAGCTCTTTGACTAAGGATTTTGAGGGATTGGCAAAAAAACACGTTATCGCCGTTGCCGAAAACAGCACCTTGCAGGGTTCCTTGTTTTCGCTTGATGAAAAGGAAGGGAACGGAGGACGGGACGCGGCGGAAAAGCCCTTGCCGAAACCCAAGCGCGTGGAAAAAGGTTCTCTGCCCAGCGCCAAAAACAAGTGCCTCGCTTTTATCCCCGGTACTGCGCGGCAAACCCAGCCGGGAAACGAACATTTTTATTTCGCCCTTTGCCCCGTGCCTGCAAGCTTGCAGGCTATGAAAAACAGTGAGAAAAAGGAAAAAGCCAGGAAAGCGAAACAAGAGCAGTCAAGCCTTTTTTCTTTGCTCGGAGAAGAAAAAGCGAGTGTTTCTTCCGAGGTTTTCGCTTTGCCGTATGCGGAACGTTCCGACTATTGGTACGCCGGGGAATTTTCCGATTTAATTCCGCTTTTGCAGGAAGCCGAGCTTATTGTTTCCTGCGATGTGAAAGCCTTGTTCCATTCCTATCCTTTATTGTGGGAACATTTTGCCGATAAGAATACGCTTTTCGATTTGAGTGTTTCCGCATGGCTGCTTTCACCCGATGAAAAGAATTACACGTGGCTGAGCCTTGCGAACCGTCATGCGGCGGAACACGGCTTGTCTATGGAAAATCCGGCGACAGTCGCTCTTTCCATGTTTGAATACGATGTGCGGCAAATGGAGGGGCGCTCCTTGCTGTCCCTCATGGCTGAGCTTGAAATGCCCCTTGTTTCCGTGCTTTTTGCCATGGAAAAAGCGGGGATACAAGTCAATGTCGGAGCGCTGTTTGAGTTTCTGGAAGAAGTGCGTGATGAGCTTGATGTGTTGACGGATAAAATTTACGAAGCTGCCGGCACGACGTTTAATATCCGTTCGGGCAAGCAGCTGAGCGATATTTTATTTAAAAAGCTTGATTTGCCGATGGCAAAGTCGACCAAGGGCGGGCAGGCGTCCTCGTCCCAAGATGTTCTTGAAAAACTCGCAGGCACGCATCCGGTGATCGAGGCGCTTCAGGAATTTAGGAAACTGGAAAAACTGCGTTCCACGTATCTGGAGCCTTTGCCTAAAATGACCGGTGCCGACAGCAGAATACATACGAGTTTCAACCAAACCGGCACGGGCACGGGCCGTTTGTCTTCCAGCAATCCCAATTTGCAGAATATTCCGGTGCGCGGGGAACTGGGACGCAGGATGAGGCGTTGTTTTGTCGCCCGCGAGGGGCATTTGCTCGTTTCTGCCGATTATTCGCAGGTGGAGCTCCGCGTTTTAGCCCATTGTTCGGGGGATATGACCTTGCGGACCGCTTTTTTGAATAATGAGGATATTCACGCCCGCACAGCCGCTTTATTATATGACATTCCTCTTGAAAATGTGACGCAGGATATGCGCCGCCACGCAAAAACCATAAACTTCGGTTTGCTCTATGGCATGGGACAGCGTAAACTTTCGCAGGATTTGCATATCGGCATGCAAGAGGCGAAGCGTTTTATGGAAGTGTATTTCGAGCGCTTTCAGACAATCAAGGAATTTTATGAAAAAGTGGAAAATTTCGCCCGCGAACATGCCTATGTCGTCACCATTGCGGGCAGACAGCGCTCTTTGCCCGATATCATGTCAAACAATCATCAGGCGCGGGCTATGGCGGAACGCCAGTCCATCAATACGCTCATACAGGGCAGTGCCGCCGACATCATCAAACTTGCCATGCTTGCCGTGCATAGGGATAAACAGCTCAAAGAATGGAATGCGCGCCTCCTGCTGCAAATTCACGACGAACTGATTTTGGAAGTGCCGGAGGAACATGCGGAACGGGCAGGAAAATGCGTCGCTGAAATCATGATGAACATTGCGCCGCTCGGCAAAAGGCTTTCCGTGCCTTTGCTTGTGGAATACGGGGTCGGCAAAAATTGGGGGCAAGCTCATTAA
- a CDS encoding hydroxyacid dehydrogenase, translating into MKKIVISEFMDESAVLELSRNNTVVYDKNLFQNREELLHVCKDADAVIVRNKTQVDQELLSAAVKMKAVGRLGVGLDNIDTEYCEKHAVSVITARGANSISVAEYVLTGIFYFSRQYYLTTQVKSGAWPRERMIGSEAAGKTLGLIGFGDIARTVAKKASCLDMDIVAYDPYLKETDAVWKEYGGSAVKPCSLEEVLRQADVVSLHIPLCPETKNLFTASLLEKTKKGSIFINSSRGGVVDENALAQLLKKGHFKGAVLDVFANEPLEAENPFIGIENCLLTPHIAGVTEESNARISSLIAREISKILQG; encoded by the coding sequence ATGAAAAAAATTGTTATTTCGGAATTTATGGATGAATCCGCCGTTCTTGAATTGTCAAGGAACAATACCGTTGTTTATGACAAAAACTTGTTCCAGAACCGTGAAGAATTACTGCACGTTTGCAAAGACGCAGATGCGGTTATCGTAAGGAATAAAACGCAGGTGGACCAGGAACTTCTGTCTGCCGCGGTGAAAATGAAAGCTGTGGGCAGGCTTGGGGTCGGGCTTGATAATATTGATACGGAATATTGTGAAAAACATGCGGTTTCGGTTATCACGGCAAGGGGAGCGAACAGCATTTCCGTTGCCGAATATGTTTTGACGGGTATTTTTTATTTTTCAAGACAATATTATCTGACAACGCAGGTAAAAAGCGGGGCATGGCCGCGGGAACGGATGATCGGTTCCGAAGCGGCGGGAAAAACTTTGGGGCTTATCGGCTTTGGAGATATAGCCAGAACCGTTGCGAAAAAAGCAAGCTGCCTGGATATGGATATTGTTGCCTATGACCCTTATCTCAAAGAAACGGATGCCGTTTGGAAAGAATACGGCGGCAGCGCGGTTAAGCCCTGCTCCTTGGAAGAAGTGCTGCGGCAGGCGGATGTTGTGAGCCTGCATATTCCTCTCTGTCCCGAAACAAAAAATCTTTTTACCGCGTCTTTGCTTGAAAAAACGAAGAAGGGCAGTATTTTCATCAACAGTTCCCGCGGGGGAGTCGTGGATGAGAATGCTTTGGCGCAATTGCTGAAAAAAGGACATTTCAAAGGTGCTGTATTGGATGTTTTCGCAAATGAACCCCTTGAGGCGGAAAATCCCTTTATCGGCATTGAAAATTGCCTGCTGACCCCTCATATAGCGGGTGTGACGGAAGAATCGAATGCACGGATAAGTTCTTTGATAGCCCGTGAAATATCAAAAATTTTACAGGGATGA
- a CDS encoding CYTH domain-containing protein → MHREIERKFLVRNDGWRGKAEPVLFRQGYIARTVDRTVRIRVAGNQGMITVKVKVGPISRHEFEYEIPLHDANELLNSLAPVEIIEKYRYTFSECGHVWEIDEFLGANSGLVIAEVELQSEEEEVELPVWVGEEVSKISKYFNASLVQSPYGSWNHNEKQP, encoded by the coding sequence ATGCACAGGGAGATTGAGCGGAAATTTTTAGTGAGGAATGACGGCTGGCGGGGAAAAGCGGAACCTGTTTTATTCCGTCAGGGGTATATAGCACGGACTGTGGACAGGACCGTGCGTATCCGTGTCGCCGGCAATCAAGGCATGATCACCGTAAAAGTCAAAGTCGGTCCCATTTCCAGACATGAATTTGAATATGAAATCCCCCTGCATGATGCCAATGAATTGTTAAATTCGCTCGCTCCCGTTGAAATCATTGAAAAATACAGGTATACGTTTTCTGAATGCGGGCATGTTTGGGAAATCGATGAATTTCTCGGGGCTAATTCAGGGCTGGTCATTGCTGAGGTTGAATTGCAGTCGGAAGAGGAAGAAGTGGAATTGCCCGTTTGGGTCGGCGAGGAAGTCAGCAAAATATCAAAATATTTTAATGCCTCGCTTGTGCAGAGCCCTTACGGTTCATGGAACCATAATGAAAAGCAGCCCTAA